In the genome of Paraburkholderia azotifigens, the window CCAACTGGGGTCCCGCGCACCGGCGATGGATAAGCGTATTTGCATTCCCAAACCACTGGCAGCAACTGGCCTTCGACGAGTGCCGTCGCACGATCGAAGACAGGTTTGCGCAATGTGAGCGCCTCGAGGCGACCCTGCACGAAGCTGTCGTCGGCTGGCGATTTTATCCGGCCATTCTCGGTCTGCAGACCATGCGCGGCATACAGTTCATCACCGCCGTGGGCATGCTCTCCGAATTGGGAGATCTCTCCCGCTTCGAGCACCCGCGTCAACTGATGGCCTGGCTGGGCGTGACGCCCTCAGAACATTCTTCGGGTGAGCGGCGGCGTCAGGGCAGCATCACGAAGAACGGCAATAGCTATGCAAGAAAGCTGCTCGTCGAGGCCGCCTGGAGCTACAGATACCCGGCACGCGTGAGCCCGGAAATTCAGCGCCGACATGAAGGCATCCCCAAACGCATCCTCGACCGTGCCTGGGACGCACAGGTCCGACTCTGCCGCCGATACCGCAAGCTGGCAGCACGCGGCAAGAATGTGAACATCGCTGTCGTCGCCGTCGCACGCGAACTTGCGGGGTTCATCTGGGACATCAGCAAGCTCGCAATGTCGCTCGCCGTAACGCGAAACGAGCAGCCGGCGTAGCGCTGAGCTTGGCTACACAGATTTGACGAGTTTCCTGAAGGCGGCGTAGCCCGGCACCCGAGCAACCCGCGGCTGGACTATGCAACGGACATCATTCGATTTGCGACTTTAGATAGCGGCAGGCTCAAGGGGCGGACCTCTGTAATGCGGTACCCAACCCGCGAATATCAGTGCGATCCACCGTCGAGACTTACTGCTACGTCGCCCTCAGGAAATTCATGTGTCTTCCAAACGAAAACCGATCCCGATTGACACGGAAAGTCATATCAGTTCACTAACCCGACGTTCCCAACCGGGCGCTACTGTCCGCAACGGGTCGACCCCGGCACTGCGGAGCGTAGTGGTGCGTCGAACGGCTCCAGGTGGGAAGCGCGGCTTTAGTCATCGATCTCACTGCCGCACGTGCCGGCGAACCGCTTACACTATCAGTACGGCGCAACTGCCGTATTGGAGGTTGCTATGGCCCGAAAGTTATCTGAAATTTTCAGGCGGCGTTCAGTGACAGGCGCGCCTGATGACGCGGCCCACGGGGAATCTCAAGCTCAAAGGGATGAGCATACGAGGTTTGCACAGACGCAAGCGAAGAAGCTCTGGGAGACGGTCAGTCGCCACCGCCACAAACAGTCACGCGGCCGCTGAGTCATGGTGGCTTGCGCGCTGCGACGGCACCAGAACGACTGAATAGAATCGCGAGTTGGTCCCGGTCCCTTTGCACGCCATCGCGCAATAAGTGATGGATCATGCGCTCAACACCCGCCGGTCTCAATGAGAGGGCGGGTTTTTTTGGGGCAGACGGGCCCTGTGGCGAATCGGCAGTCGGAGGGGATTTCTCCGCGCAACCCGCAGTGCATGTGCGCGCTCGCGCGGCTCGCCCGATGGCAGGATATCCGCCGTGGCCACCGTGCGCGGACAGGCGGCGTCAAAGGTGGCGCAACGCACAAGCACACAGGCAGCAGAACGCCTACGATGTCTGAAACACCCAGGAGGCCGTCATGACCACGGCTGCCAGTTTTCACATCGGCTACACACGGTACCTCGGCCCAGAGGGCGAACCCGTGCATCCGCTTCCGACCTTCGCAAGGGACCCCGCGGCGCTCCTGCCGCTGTATCGCGCGATGGTGCTGACACGAGCGTTCGACACCAAAGCGGTTGCACTGCAGCGGACGGGTCAACTCGGCACATTCGCATCGTCGCTTGGCCAGGAGGCGGTCGGCGTCGGCGTGGCGAGTGCAATGCGCCCCGAGGACGTGCTGTTTCCTTCCTATCGCGACCACGCGGCCCAATTGCTGCGCGGCGTCACGATGACGGAAAGTCTGCTCTATTGGGGTGGTGACGAGCGTGGAAGCGATTTCAGTGTGCCCCGCCTCGACTTTCCTAACTGTGTGCCGATCGGCACGCAGGTCTGCCATGCGGCGGGCGCCGCCTATGCATTCAGGTTGCGCAAGGAGCCACGCGTCGCGATGGTGCTTGTCGGCGATGGCGCCACGTCCAAGGGAGACTTTTACGAGGCGATGAACTTCGCCGGCGCGTGGGGCGCGCCGCTCGTGCTCGTGATCAACAATAATCAATGGGCGATTTCAGTGCCGCGCAGCCATCAGAGCGCAGCACAAACGCTCGCGCAAAAGGCGATTGCAGCGGGAATCGACGGGCTGCAGGTCGATGGCAACGACGTGATTGCCGTGCATCACGTGGTGGGGGCGGCACTCGCGAAGGCCCGGCGCGGCGACGGTCCGACCTTGATCGAAGCGCTCAGCTATCGCCTCGGCGATCACACGACGGCCGACGATGCCACCCGCTATCGCGATGCCGAAGAGGTCAGCAGGCAATGGGAGTTCGAGCCGCTGCGCCGGTTGCGCACATACCTGATCCGTATGAACGTTTGGGACAAGGCGCGGGAAGAGGAACTCGGCAAGACGTGTCACGCACAGGTGGCAGAGGCGGTCGAGGCGTATCTCGCGGTTGCTCCGCCTGACGTGTCCGCGATGTTCGACCATCTCTATGAGACGCTGCCGCTCGCTATGCGCGAGCAACTGGCGATGGCGCAGCGATTTGCTCGCGTTGCGCCCGCTGCGGGGAACGGCCATGGCTGATCTGAACATGGTCGAGGCGGTGAATGTCGCGCTTGCCTGGGAGCTTGCGCATGACCCCGCTGTCGTGCTGCTTGGCGAGGACATTGGCGTGAACGGCGGCGTGTTTCGCGCAACCGCGGGCTTGCAGACGCGCTTTGGAGTGCAGCGCGTGATCGATACGCCGCTCGCCGAAACGGCGATCGTCGGCACGGCGATCGGCATGTCCGCAATGGGCCTCAGACCGGTCGCGGAGATTCAGTTCAGCGGCTTCATCTATCCGGCCATCGACCACTTGCTGAATCACGCGTCGCGTTTGCGGCACAGGACGCGCGGAAGGCTCACGTGTCCTCTCGTGGTCAGGTCGCCAGTGGGTGCGGGCATTCACGCGCCGGAGCATCATTCCGAAAGCCCGGAAGCGCTGTTTGCGCACATACCCGGATTGCGCGTCGTGACCCCGTCTTCGCCCGCGCGCGCATATGGCCTGCTGTTGGCGGCAATCCGCGATGCGGACCCGGTCATCTTCTTCGAGCCGACACGCCTCTACCGCCTCTTCAGGCAGCCTGTGGAAGACAACGGCGAGGCGTTGCCGCTCGATTGCTGCTATGTGCTGCGCGACGGGACGGATGTGACGCTCGTCAGTTGGGGCGGGGCGTTGCAGGAAGTCCTCGCGGCCGCTGACCTGCTTGCGCAGGAAGGCGTGATGGCGGAAGTGATCGACGTGGCCACGCTCAAGCCGCTCGACATGGACACGATTCTCGCGTCGGTAGCGAAAACGGGACGCTGCGTGATCGTGCATGAGGGATCGCGCACGGGCGGCGTCGGCGCGGAGATTGCGGCGGGCATTGCCGAGCGCGGACTCTATTCGTTGCTGGCGCCCGTGCAGCGCGTCACGGGCTATGACGTCGTGGTCCCGCTGTACCGGCTCGAGAGTCAATACATGCCAGGCAACGAGCGCATCGTTGCTGCAGTCAGGCAGACACTGGAGGCGCAGTGAAACCATGAAGATCTTCAAGCTGCCCGATCTGGGCGAAGGCCTCCAGGAAGCGGAAATCGTCGAGTGGCACGTCGAGAGCGGGGAAGACATTCGCGCGGACCAGCCGCTCGTGTCAGTCGAAACGGCAAAAGCCATCGTCGAGATTCCCTCGCCGCACTCCGGCCGCATCGCGAAGCTGTTCGGCAAGCCAGGCGACATCGTGCATACGGGTGCGCCGCTCGTCGCTTTCGAAGGAGACGGTGGAGAGGATGCCGATGCGGGCACCGTGGTCGGCCATATGGAAGTGGG includes:
- a CDS encoding IS110 family transposase; the encoded protein is MCTGHTPAISSAEASVNHDSTVFVGLDVHKESITVAYAIDMADVELLGKIGTLKADIDRLCKRVQSKARHVRVVYEAGPCGYGLYRELVERGFDCVVCAPSLIPKKPGERVKTDRRDAVKLVRALRAGDLSAVHVPDVEDEAFRDLARTWAAAKADLRQARQRLKSFLLSHGVRYSGNANWGPAHRRWISVFAFPNHWQQLAFDECRRTIEDRFAQCERLEATLHEAVVGWRFYPAILGLQTMRGIQFITAVGMLSELGDLSRFEHPRQLMAWLGVTPSEHSSGERRRQGSITKNGNSYARKLLVEAAWSYRYPARVSPEIQRRHEGIPKRILDRAWDAQVRLCRRYRKLAARGKNVNIAVVAVARELAGFIWDISKLAMSLAVTRNEQPA
- the pdhA gene encoding pyruvate dehydrogenase (acetyl-transferring) E1 component subunit alpha, with the translated sequence MTTAASFHIGYTRYLGPEGEPVHPLPTFARDPAALLPLYRAMVLTRAFDTKAVALQRTGQLGTFASSLGQEAVGVGVASAMRPEDVLFPSYRDHAAQLLRGVTMTESLLYWGGDERGSDFSVPRLDFPNCVPIGTQVCHAAGAAYAFRLRKEPRVAMVLVGDGATSKGDFYEAMNFAGAWGAPLVLVINNNQWAISVPRSHQSAAQTLAQKAIAAGIDGLQVDGNDVIAVHHVVGAALAKARRGDGPTLIEALSYRLGDHTTADDATRYRDAEEVSRQWEFEPLRRLRTYLIRMNVWDKAREEELGKTCHAQVAEAVEAYLAVAPPDVSAMFDHLYETLPLAMREQLAMAQRFARVAPAAGNGHG
- a CDS encoding alpha-ketoacid dehydrogenase subunit beta, yielding MADLNMVEAVNVALAWELAHDPAVVLLGEDIGVNGGVFRATAGLQTRFGVQRVIDTPLAETAIVGTAIGMSAMGLRPVAEIQFSGFIYPAIDHLLNHASRLRHRTRGRLTCPLVVRSPVGAGIHAPEHHSESPEALFAHIPGLRVVTPSSPARAYGLLLAAIRDADPVIFFEPTRLYRLFRQPVEDNGEALPLDCCYVLRDGTDVTLVSWGGALQEVLAAADLLAQEGVMAEVIDVATLKPLDMDTILASVAKTGRCVIVHEGSRTGGVGAEIAAGIAERGLYSLLAPVQRVTGYDVVVPLYRLESQYMPGNERIVAAVRQTLEAQ